From Anopheles arabiensis isolate DONGOLA chromosome 3, AaraD3, whole genome shotgun sequence, a single genomic window includes:
- the LOC120902642 gene encoding SET domain-containing protein SmydA-8 isoform X1 — protein MLEDEDSDRIEKICPVCKKEASKRCSRCAMVYYCCVEHQQQDWKVHKTTCQPFKIFSNEQYGRFLVATRDIKAGEIVLKESPLVHGPAQITGPVCVGCLQGLEEKKYLDCERCGWPVCKRSCQDSPSHQAECKFTIARGSKISIQHFYVPHPTYQCLMPVRCLLLAESDPARWETLLKLESHEEERRGSEQWRNDREGVAKLIPRFFKCENKWDEDEILRVVGIIQVNGHEVPMTEPSSVAIYNMASMLEHSCRPNLAKSFTNRGEVVMWAPNPIRRGDRLSICYTDVLWTTGNRLEHLQQTKMFRCECERCSDRTEYETYFSAVRCSGFQKDSKCKGYLLPVDNAQWTGEWQCLRCSKEVSSATVCQILERARMDLEAMEKHREDHCNRYMKHYSKWLTANHQYMVDVKISLSQVIGGKNPEAIKKIPYEKLMNKIKICQDLIALFEKICPAEARAFGATRFELHAALAELGRRSTEANNPAAAAVQLEDSLYNANECIRMLLHEPSMLMESKICAQARINANTLKALLGIKE, from the exons ATGCTGGAAGACGAAGATTCCGATCGCATCGAGAAGATCTGCCCTGTTTGCAAGAAGGAGGCGAGCAAGCGATGTTCCCGCTGTGCCATGGTGTATTACTGCTGTGTggaacatcagcagcaggacTGGAAGGTGCACAAAACCACCTGTCAACCGTTTAAA ATCTTCTCGAACGAGCAGTATGGACGGTTCCTGGTGGCAACGAGAGACATCAAAGCAGGCGAGATCGTACTGAAAGAATCGCCACTTGTGCACGGACCGGCACAGATCACCGGGCCGGTATGCGTTGGATGTTTGCAG GGTCTGGAGGAGAAAAAATACCTAGATTGTGAACGCTGTGGATGGCCAGTCTGTAAACGATCCTGTCAAGACAGCCCCTCGCATCAGGCAGAGTGTAAGTTTACGATCGCACGTGGTAGCAAG ATCTCCATCCAGCACTTCTACGTGCCCCATCCAACCTACCAGTGCTTGATGCCAGTGCGTTGTCTTCTGCTAGCCGAAAGTGACCCGGCCCGATGGGAAACCCTGTTGAAGTTGGAGTCCCACGAAGAAGAGCGGCGTGGCTCGGAACAGTGGCGAAACGATCGCGAAGGCGTTGCAAAGTTGATTCCACG CTTCTTCAAGTGTGAAAACAAATGGGACGAAGATGAGATACTGCGCGTCGTTGGCATTATTCAGGTGAATGGGCACGAGGTACCGATGACGGAGCCGTCGTCCGTTGCGATCTACAACATGGCCTCGATGCTGGAACACTCCTGCCGGCCGAACCTGGCGAAGAGCTTCACGAACCGCGGGGAGGTGGTGATGTGGGCCCCGAACCCCATACGGCGCGGCGACCGGCTAAGCATCTGCTACACCGACGTCCTGTGGACGACGGGCAATCGGTTGGAGCATCTGCAGCAAACGAAGATGTTCCGGTGCGAGTGTGAGCGGTGCAGCGATCGGACCGAGTACGAGACGTACTTCAGTGCGGTGCGTTGCTCCGGCTTTCAGAAGGACTCCAAGTGCAAGGGCTACCTGCTGCCGGTGGATAACGCCCAGTGGACCGGCGAGTGGCAGTGTTTGCGATGCTCGAAGGAGGTGTCGAGCGCGACCGTCTGCCAGATACTGGAACGCGCCCGCATGGACCTGGAAGCGATGGAAAAGCATCGGGAGGATCATTGCAACCGGTACATGAAGCACTACTCGAAGTGGCTCACAGCGAACCATCAGTACATGGTGGACGTGAAGATCTCGTTGTCGCAGGTGATCggtggcaaaaatccggaagcGATCAAGAAGATTCCGTACGAAAAGCTGATGAACAAGATAAAGATATGTCAGGATTTGATCGCGCTGTTTGAGAAGATTTGCCCGG CGGAAGCCCGTGCCTTTGGAGCCACCCGTTTCGAGCTTCACGCAGCGCTAGCGGAGCTTGGTAGACGCTCCACGGAAGCAAACaatccggcagcagcagcggtacaGCTGGAAGACTCACTGTACAACGCAAACGAGTGCATACGGATGCTGCTGCACGAACCGTCCATGCTGATGGAGAGCAAAATATGTGCTCAGGCGCGTATAAACGCAAACACGCTGAAGGCACTGCTAGGAATTAAGGAGTAA
- the LOC120902642 gene encoding SET domain-containing protein SmydA-8 isoform X2, producing MYSFVIGETLSQIFSNEQYGRFLVATRDIKAGEIVLKESPLVHGPAQITGPVCVGCLQGLEEKKYLDCERCGWPVCKRSCQDSPSHQAECKFTIARGSKISIQHFYVPHPTYQCLMPVRCLLLAESDPARWETLLKLESHEEERRGSEQWRNDREGVAKLIPRFFKCENKWDEDEILRVVGIIQVNGHEVPMTEPSSVAIYNMASMLEHSCRPNLAKSFTNRGEVVMWAPNPIRRGDRLSICYTDVLWTTGNRLEHLQQTKMFRCECERCSDRTEYETYFSAVRCSGFQKDSKCKGYLLPVDNAQWTGEWQCLRCSKEVSSATVCQILERARMDLEAMEKHREDHCNRYMKHYSKWLTANHQYMVDVKISLSQVIGGKNPEAIKKIPYEKLMNKIKICQDLIALFEKICPAEARAFGATRFELHAALAELGRRSTEANNPAAAAVQLEDSLYNANECIRMLLHEPSMLMESKICAQARINANTLKALLGIKE from the exons ATCTTCTCGAACGAGCAGTATGGACGGTTCCTGGTGGCAACGAGAGACATCAAAGCAGGCGAGATCGTACTGAAAGAATCGCCACTTGTGCACGGACCGGCACAGATCACCGGGCCGGTATGCGTTGGATGTTTGCAG GGTCTGGAGGAGAAAAAATACCTAGATTGTGAACGCTGTGGATGGCCAGTCTGTAAACGATCCTGTCAAGACAGCCCCTCGCATCAGGCAGAGTGTAAGTTTACGATCGCACGTGGTAGCAAG ATCTCCATCCAGCACTTCTACGTGCCCCATCCAACCTACCAGTGCTTGATGCCAGTGCGTTGTCTTCTGCTAGCCGAAAGTGACCCGGCCCGATGGGAAACCCTGTTGAAGTTGGAGTCCCACGAAGAAGAGCGGCGTGGCTCGGAACAGTGGCGAAACGATCGCGAAGGCGTTGCAAAGTTGATTCCACG CTTCTTCAAGTGTGAAAACAAATGGGACGAAGATGAGATACTGCGCGTCGTTGGCATTATTCAGGTGAATGGGCACGAGGTACCGATGACGGAGCCGTCGTCCGTTGCGATCTACAACATGGCCTCGATGCTGGAACACTCCTGCCGGCCGAACCTGGCGAAGAGCTTCACGAACCGCGGGGAGGTGGTGATGTGGGCCCCGAACCCCATACGGCGCGGCGACCGGCTAAGCATCTGCTACACCGACGTCCTGTGGACGACGGGCAATCGGTTGGAGCATCTGCAGCAAACGAAGATGTTCCGGTGCGAGTGTGAGCGGTGCAGCGATCGGACCGAGTACGAGACGTACTTCAGTGCGGTGCGTTGCTCCGGCTTTCAGAAGGACTCCAAGTGCAAGGGCTACCTGCTGCCGGTGGATAACGCCCAGTGGACCGGCGAGTGGCAGTGTTTGCGATGCTCGAAGGAGGTGTCGAGCGCGACCGTCTGCCAGATACTGGAACGCGCCCGCATGGACCTGGAAGCGATGGAAAAGCATCGGGAGGATCATTGCAACCGGTACATGAAGCACTACTCGAAGTGGCTCACAGCGAACCATCAGTACATGGTGGACGTGAAGATCTCGTTGTCGCAGGTGATCggtggcaaaaatccggaagcGATCAAGAAGATTCCGTACGAAAAGCTGATGAACAAGATAAAGATATGTCAGGATTTGATCGCGCTGTTTGAGAAGATTTGCCCGG CGGAAGCCCGTGCCTTTGGAGCCACCCGTTTCGAGCTTCACGCAGCGCTAGCGGAGCTTGGTAGACGCTCCACGGAAGCAAACaatccggcagcagcagcggtacaGCTGGAAGACTCACTGTACAACGCAAACGAGTGCATACGGATGCTGCTGCACGAACCGTCCATGCTGATGGAGAGCAAAATATGTGCTCAGGCGCGTATAAACGCAAACACGCTGAAGGCACTGCTAGGAATTAAGGAGTAA